GCTGCTCAGTTTTTAAAGGTTCTCAAATGGGTTTGTAGGCCTTGTCATTTCAAATTTTATCTCTATTATATACTGGGTAAACACAATATATAAATCTCTAAAAAGCAAACCCCACAATTTCCTAGTGCCgcttttatcatttttcagATAACTTTATTTGCACCCAATTTagaattcagcattttcagagaaataacaaaaaaacccaaaaactgtTCAGAGAATTTCTGAATTCTTCTTACGCACTTGCTGTGCTTGGATTTAATCCATCTTCAAATGctaaggtgtttttttcttcccatcataGATGaatctgcctgcctgcctgcctgcctgcctgctaaGCAGAGCTAGATGCATTGCAGACTATTGCTATGTAGGCACTGCTATTCCCACCGTTTGCCTCCATCATCACTAGTAATATTGCTACTCTTCCAACCCTGCACATCTGCATAGAGCCTCTGTTTCTCCATAGCACTGTCCTGTAACTTCTGTATGATGCTCTGGGCTAAAATGAATGGAGAGTGTCTGCGATGCAGAACCAGCACAGAcatcttcagtattttcttttgcttctggtATGAAACGTACCAGAAAAACATATTGACTTCTAAGATCACCAGCTGATCTGTTGCTGTGTTGCCTTCAGACATTGGAAGATCTAATTTCAATATTCCTCATTTAATAAGACACCGAACAGTACATGTATATATCAGTCAAGTTGTAGAGGATATGTgggatacacacacacacacacacacacacacacacaaacacacaaacacacaaacacatacacataaaATAACAGTCTCTTAAATGATAACAGTAACCACAGCATTTTCATCCTAGATCTCCATGATGAGAGATCTCCTAGATCTCCAGGATGAGTTTTGCCTCTCAAATTTGTAAATATTACCACAAGAGATATCTATCCATATGTATCTCATGCAGAAGCTGACCAGATCCATCTCTCTGGTGGTTTGAATCCAGGAATTAGCCCTCCAGTGAAGATTTATTTCAACCTATGAGAAAAAACATTATTACCATATACACAAAAATTCAAACTATCAAGACAATATCACAAAGGTTGTCAATTATGTGTAACACGAATGAATTTCATGACAAAAGGATTTCAAATACAGTCATGAATGTATGGCTTATTCATACatcaatcagaaaaaataaccaaaaagaTTTTTGGctgaatttgattttaaattcatAACATTTTATAACTGACATGAAATTGTTTGTGAAATCACTATGAATTTTTTGCCAAATATGTGATATaggcatatttttcttctgctgttacATGTCttaatgattttcattttgccaGCCATGGattaatttctgatttcatagtgctacatttttttgttcagacCATCAGTCCAAAACTGGCTTAGTTTTGTCTTAATTACATGCCAGGAAGAGCTGACCCTCCTTGCCTAGGCAGTTCGTGTTTCTCCAGAGTTTATGCTATAGGTTTTCTTATTACTGTAGCGCTTTTCAAAGTTGCCACGAAAATGTCCTAAATCAGTCCTTTTCAcctgaaattaaacaaaatcctACCATAATTCAGAGCTATATATAGCACATATAGCTCGTATCTGGGATGGCAGTGGAGATTTCCCGTTTGAAATGTTGTTGTCCTCCTAACTTTAGCTGCTCCTATTCATTCAGGAGTGTTCTGGTGTAGACGGACAGGGACCTCTCTGGCTTTCAAAGTCTGCTATGATTCAGGTGTAAATAGGGACCTCTCAGTATTTTACCTAACTTTCCAAAGAGgtctgaagaaaacaagattgCAATGTGGTGATGGAAGTCACAGATTTGTCCAGACAATAAGTGTACTAAAAACTTCCTTAACCTTTACAGTTTGAACATAGGTATCCCATAGTTGAGGAGAAAGTCCTCTCCTAGAAGGGAGTCCATGGGGTGCTGGCAGGAAAATGTTCTGTCCTCCCACCTGGGCAAGGACtacagggagaggaaggaggaggcagaagagctTCCAAGAGATGATTCAGCTGTCATGAGAGAAATAATAGGTTCTGCTCTTGGCTCCCTCCCACTCCCACCTCtgctttagtttttttttttgaccaggGATGGCATAAATGAGAATACATACCCACTTCAGTGAGCAGTCTCTGATGCTTTGGCTTTGTAGACAGCAGGGTCTGAgacaataattattttctctctgaccTCCTCACCTTCTAATCCTGAAAGCTGTGCATTCCTGGTCCACATCACTGAGACAAGGAGAGGTCCTAGCGTGCTGGAGCCCCGCAGTTTGTTTACTGCCTGGAGAGGACAGAGATGTGAATTCAAGCCCTTTCTGATCAAAAGGGTGGTTCTCCCAAATCTCTGGCAAATGATCTAAATTCCAGGATATGGTTAAACACTATGATGctttatcaaaaataattttgcatatttttctgagCATCTTTAAAGTTATCAACTCCATAAGGTTTTATCCCTAGTACAATGCATCAGGAAAGGCCAGGTGGTCTGGGTCCCCAAATCCTGATCTGCCTGGCTTTTGTCCTATACATTCAGTAGAAAGACAACTGCTTTGATGGAAGTCTTTAGGAGTGCTTAGTTGTCTGCTAAGGGTGTAAGGATCGTTAGGCCCTTACTCTGAGAGGCTGAATGTAGAGCATAGACACTTCTGCCATAAATCCACTCCAGATCACAGTTTTACTGTTTTACTCACCATAGATGAGCATGTGAGTAGGAGCAAGTCTCATTAACTAAAGCAACCAAGGAATAATGGAAAGCAATGATTGACTGGagtataatttatatttttttgacTCTATAAATGCCAGCATATAAGTATATGTACTTGGAATAAGTACTAACAAAAAATGCACTAGGGTGGTTACTTGTCACTCCCAACCTCAGATTCTTACTggtttaaatagctttttttttcttcaggttgaCTAGAACCTCTGCTAATCTTCTGCTCGGTCTAAGCCTACAGTGAAGTGGATAATTTGGCTAAATCCTTCTGTCTGTATATTTAATGCAGTGGGCCCATCCTGTATCATAAAATACTGAactttattagaaataaaacattttcaacaaaTTCCATTCTGTTCCAAGGCCTCCAAGACCTGACATAAAGCAATAGATGGACAGCTGGAAGTTAAACCATGATTTCCTGAATGATGGACAGATTTGATCTTATTTTCTTGCAAGGCTTTTATTTTGAGTTGGAGTCTGCATGTAGCTGTGGATTTTAACTTGGTTTATATTGTTTCAAGATTTTTGAATGGGATTTTTGTCATTCCATAGCCATTATGGTTACCAAAGTGCGATTTGTCTGGTCTATCATCAATGAGGAGTGGCATTCACACAGaccatttttttctcaacaaGCATAAAAGCAACCTCATTAGTAAGTCAGGTAAAAGGAGTAGTATATTCAAAATGATCTTTAAAAATTTAGGCTTAAGTCCTCAGTAATGTATATTTCCTAGTTCAttaatgcagaaatactgaACATAGATTTTAATCTTAGAGttaataataaaagcaattttcactaaaaatataaaaactgtaATGGTAGAATCATGATATTGCATTTAGCTCTCCCACAAAAAGTCACtttattactttcttttgaCACTTATTTTCATTCTGGGATTAATTTTACTATATAAGGGCTTCTTAACTATTCTATTAAAATTTCCATTCAGAAGCAATAATATCTAAGAGTGAATAATAGTCATGTAAATCATTATTTCATATTAATGTAAAAGATTTTGTAAGTTCTTATGAATTCTGCTGACATGCACAATTGTGAAAAGGTTATCTCTACATTCTGCAGTGATATGCGCTGGAACAAAGgaactattttaaaagcatcagtgGAGTACATCAAGTGGCTACAAAAAGAACAACAGAGAGCCAGAGAATTAGAACACAGGCAGAAGAAATTAGAGCATGCTAACAGAAGACTTCTACTCCGAATTCAGGTTTGTATAAGAGCGTCGCCATGAACTACAAAGCTTTCTCAGTACTTATCCCTCATCAAATTTTATTAATCTAtataatttttccccaaatggcatttattaaaaatgaattggCTTTCCCTATTTATTGCTGTATGTATTGGGGAGAGgatatttttttagatttctagGAAATTCCTTTGATAATTAGACCTTACATAAAGGAATACATGGAAAGTTAATGAAGTATTTGTACAGTTTCCTTATGTATGTATTACAGccagagaaagacaaaaaaggaagcaaaaaagcaTATCCCTGCAGCCAAACGTCAATACTGGACACAAAATTCCCTTCAGTGTTTTCATCTTCCCTTGGTAACCATTTCACATGTTGCAATTCCTTGGGTATAATGATGTGCCATGTTATATCTGCTTGTGCCATGAAGCAGCAGACTATGGCCCTGCGTGGCttgaaatgcaatattttaatatagacACATAGAAAGATgagacaggcaggcagacaTAAAATCATCTTATGTATGGTGATTTGCACATTTATCTGTAGATCATAAGCATCATCAAgtaaagtattttctgtttctctggatAGCAGCAGATAACAAACTAGAAAgttgcagcatttttctgtcaCCTTTATTGAGTTCAGTACACAAGGGTTTTAGAGAGGCTGTCCTACCTCTTATGTTCCCGTAGGACAGTTGCTTAACAACAacaggggaaataaaaacactCGAGTGGCAAATTTTCATAGATTaacaatttcatattttaaaatgtagtctCACAACTGGACAAAAGGTAATATTAATTTGTATATATGATCCATATATTTATTGCAATAGTTCTGAATgcactgttttgtcttttaaagtcATTATctaattgtttttgtttgaaatgttaGGAACTAGAGATCCAGGCACGTGCACACGGCCTTCCAGTCATGTCTTCACTCAGTGCTGTCGATTTAGCTGCACAGGTCATCAAGCAACAGTCCTATCCAGAGGAGAACTCTGTAGACTACTCTCAACAAATGCCTCTGGCACATGGACCAAATCCTGATGTTTGCGATGGATCTACAGCCTTTTCTGATCCACTTTCACACTTCACGGATTTGTCCTTCAGCGCAGCTTTAAAAGAAGAGCAACGGCTAGAGGAAATTTTACTGGATGACACGGTGTCACCATTTGGAACAGACCCACTCTTGTCCTCCACGTCCCCTGCTGCGTcgaaagaaagcagcaggagaagcagctttAGCACAGATGATGGAGATgatttataaaagcagaaagggcCTTGTACTTCTCTAAACCAGTTGCTAAAAGACTGAGTTGAATGTAAGCATGGTGtttgtgcttattttaaatataaataaggaGACTTACTGTGAAGATAAGTTACTACGTGACAAGGGTTTAAATCAGCCCttatttcacaggaaaatgaGATGGACACGAACTCATATCACTTTGCCCCAAATTCACACCCTCTGCTCACAGCTGACATTTGCACAAATCTTTGTTCACTGggaatgtttttaatattgttcCATGACTTTTTTACAGCGCTATCAAAATGGTTACTGCAAAAGGAATACCCGT
This sequence is a window from Balearica regulorum gibbericeps isolate bBalReg1 chromosome 1, bBalReg1.pri, whole genome shotgun sequence. Protein-coding genes within it:
- the TFEC gene encoding transcription factor EC isoform X1; translation: MPPVSDIGTPESPVTKLLALGGEHENAMEEVIEDIINMESSFNDEGIGCSEAPLLMQRTLSSSILDIYNSDQGMAPANMGLTNASCPANLPVKRELTEADTRAMAKERQKKDNHNLIERRRRYNINYRIKELGTLIPKSNDPDMRWNKGTILKASVEYIKWLQKEQQRARELEHRQKKLEHANRRLLLRIQELEIQARAHGLPVMSSLSAVDLAAQVIKQQSYPEENSVDYSQQMPLAHGPNPDVCDGSTAFSDPLSHFTDLSFSAALKEEQRLEEILLDDTVSPFGTDPLLSSTSPAASKESSRRSSFSTDDGDDL
- the TFEC gene encoding transcription factor EC isoform X2 gives rise to the protein MPPVSDIGTPESPVTKLLALGGEHENAMEEVIEDIINMESSFNDEGIGCSEAPLLMQRTLSSSILDIYNSDQGMAPANMGLTNASCPANLPVKRELTADTRAMAKERQKKDNHNLIERRRRYNINYRIKELGTLIPKSNDPDMRWNKGTILKASVEYIKWLQKEQQRARELEHRQKKLEHANRRLLLRIQELEIQARAHGLPVMSSLSAVDLAAQVIKQQSYPEENSVDYSQQMPLAHGPNPDVCDGSTAFSDPLSHFTDLSFSAALKEEQRLEEILLDDTVSPFGTDPLLSSTSPAASKESSRRSSFSTDDGDDL